One Tomitella gaofuii DNA segment encodes these proteins:
- the glmS gene encoding glutamine--fructose-6-phosphate transaminase (isomerizing) produces the protein MCGIVGYVGAKPALGVVVEALRRMEYRGYDSAGVAILDGDGSLAVERRAGRLANLEDALAAAGDGVFAGHAGIGHTRWATHGRPTDRNAHPHTDATGRFAVVHNGIIENFAALRAELEDLGVDLCSDTDTEVAAHMIAIEYADGPHAGDFVGSALAVLRRLEGAFTLVFTHAGDPDTIVAARRSTPLVVGVGEGEMFIGSDVAAFIEHTREAVELGQDQAVVITADGYEVTDFHGADATDRTRPFTIDWDLDAAEKGGHEYFMLKEIQEQPAAVADTLRGHFIDGRIVLDEQRLSDQELRDVDKVFVVACGTAYHSGLVAKYAIEHWTRLPVEVELASEFRYRDPVLDRSTLVVAISQSGETADTLEAVRHAKDQKARVLAVCNTNGAQIPREADAVLYTRAGPEIGVASTKCFLAQLAANYLVGLALAQARGTKYQDEVAREYEALEAMPALIERVLQTVEPVRRLGRDIAQAPAVLFVGRHVGYPVALEGALKLKELAYMHAEGFAAGELKHGPIALLEDGLPVFVVMPSPKGRAVLHSKMLSNIREIQARGARTLVIAEEGDDTVRPYADHLIEIPPSATLLQPLLSTVPLQVFAAEVAKTRGYDVDKPRNLAKSVTVE, from the coding sequence ATGTGCGGAATCGTGGGGTACGTGGGCGCCAAGCCCGCCCTCGGAGTGGTCGTGGAGGCGCTCCGGCGGATGGAGTATCGGGGTTACGACTCGGCCGGGGTGGCGATCCTCGACGGGGACGGGAGCCTGGCCGTGGAGCGGCGGGCGGGCAGGCTGGCCAACCTGGAGGACGCCCTGGCCGCGGCCGGCGACGGCGTCTTCGCCGGCCACGCCGGCATCGGGCATACGCGATGGGCCACCCACGGGCGGCCCACCGACCGCAACGCGCACCCGCACACCGACGCCACCGGGCGTTTCGCGGTGGTGCACAACGGGATCATCGAGAACTTCGCGGCGCTGCGCGCCGAGCTCGAGGACCTGGGCGTGGACCTGTGCAGCGACACCGACACCGAGGTGGCGGCGCACATGATCGCCATCGAGTACGCGGACGGACCGCACGCGGGGGACTTCGTCGGCAGCGCGCTCGCGGTGCTGCGCCGTCTGGAGGGTGCGTTCACGCTGGTGTTCACCCACGCCGGCGACCCGGACACCATCGTCGCCGCCCGCCGGTCCACGCCGCTGGTGGTGGGCGTCGGCGAGGGCGAGATGTTCATCGGCTCCGATGTGGCCGCGTTCATCGAGCACACCCGTGAGGCGGTGGAGCTGGGCCAGGACCAGGCCGTGGTCATCACCGCCGACGGCTACGAGGTCACCGATTTCCACGGCGCGGACGCGACGGACCGCACCCGGCCGTTCACCATCGATTGGGACCTCGACGCCGCCGAGAAGGGCGGCCACGAGTACTTCATGCTCAAGGAGATCCAGGAGCAGCCGGCAGCCGTCGCGGACACTCTGCGCGGGCACTTCATCGACGGCAGGATCGTGCTCGACGAGCAGCGCCTGTCCGACCAGGAGCTCCGCGACGTCGACAAGGTCTTCGTCGTGGCCTGCGGCACCGCCTACCATTCCGGGCTCGTCGCCAAGTACGCCATCGAGCACTGGACCCGGCTGCCCGTCGAGGTGGAGCTGGCCAGTGAGTTCCGCTACCGCGACCCGGTGCTCGACCGGTCCACGCTCGTCGTCGCCATCTCGCAGTCGGGCGAGACGGCAGACACTCTCGAGGCCGTGCGGCATGCGAAGGACCAGAAGGCCCGCGTGCTGGCGGTGTGCAACACCAACGGCGCGCAGATCCCCCGCGAGGCGGACGCGGTGCTCTACACCCGGGCCGGGCCGGAGATCGGTGTCGCGTCCACCAAGTGCTTCCTGGCGCAGCTGGCCGCCAACTATCTGGTGGGCCTGGCGCTGGCGCAGGCGCGCGGCACCAAATACCAGGACGAGGTGGCCCGCGAGTACGAGGCGCTCGAGGCCATGCCCGCGCTGATCGAGCGCGTGCTGCAGACGGTCGAGCCGGTGCGGCGCCTGGGCCGCGACATCGCGCAGGCCCCCGCGGTGCTGTTCGTGGGCCGTCACGTGGGCTACCCGGTGGCGCTCGAGGGGGCGCTCAAGCTCAAGGAGCTCGCCTACATGCACGCCGAGGGGTTCGCCGCGGGCGAGCTCAAGCATGGCCCGATCGCGCTGCTGGAGGACGGGCTGCCGGTGTTCGTCGTCATGCCCTCGCCCAAGGGGCGGGCGGTGCTGCACTCGAAGATGCTCAGCAACATCCGCGAGATCCAGGCCCGCGGCGCGCGCACGCTCGTGATCGCGGAGGAGGGCGACGACACGGTGCGGCCGTATGCCGACCACCTCATCGAGATCCCCCCGTCGGCGACGCTGCTGCAGCCGCTGCTGTCGACGGTGCCGCTGCAGGTGTTCGCGGCGGAGGTGGCCAAGACGCGCGGCTACGACGTGGACAAGCCGCGCAACCTGGCGAAGTCGGTGACGGTGGAGTAG